The Desulfurococcaceae archaeon DNA window CTTTCTTGGTTGTCTTTGCAAACCTCTTCTGCTCGGGCTTTCTCTTGGATCCGTAACCCCTCTTTTTCCTCTCGTACCTTCTCTCACCTTCGGCAATGCCCCTCCTCTTACCGTGCTTGTATATCGTTACTGAGTGCTCTGTGTGTGCTCGACATCTCGGGCAGTAGGTCACTATAACTTTGGGGTATTTCGCCACGGTAAACACCTGCATATAGCGCTACTGCACTAGTTTAAGCTAGAGTTTTGAGTGTTTTAAACCTAACGCGTAAGCAACCACGTTTGTTAAAACGTGGAGGGCGAGGATCAAGAGTAGCGTTGTGACCACATAAAGAGGCCTTAACACGACGTCCCCGATGCCCAGTAAGTAGTAATACGCCGTTACAGCAAGCGCGAAATCCCACTGGTCGAGTAGGGGCGCGGGATCTCCGGGTTTGATGCTAAGTCTTCGCTTAATAAACGCCCCTAGGAGGTCTCCTAGAAGAGCAGAGAAGCCAGCACCTAGGGCTAACAACGGGGTTAGGGGCTCGCCTAAGAACGCTCCTATGCAGGAGCCGGCAATATAAGCCCCGATGACGCCCAGGAGCAGCCCTTCCCACGTCTTGTTTTTCCCAAAAATGGGCTTATTGTCGACGAAGAGCTTGCCTCCGTCAATTGGCTTGGTCCCTCCAATCAGGACGGGGAAGGCGTTTGCGATCATTGGGGGTAGGTAGTACCTCAGTACCCACAGTAAGTAGTCTTCGGGTTCAATCAAGCCATTCGACACCAGTTTCCGTTATTTTGAAGGAAAGTTTATTAAAGCTCGCTGGAACGGGGGTTTTCGCGGGCTTAATGTACCTTCTACCGGCTTCTTCGGTGAAGACCCCTATGACGGTGTCGAAGTAGTAATCCATGATCCTCGATCCGGATGCCTCTAAGTCCCCCCTCTCCCCCACTCTAACCTGTGCGGTGGCGAAGAGCTTTCCCCTGTGCCCCGCTACCGCTTCAAGCAGCAAGCTGATGATAAAAACCTGCTTTGTGAGAGCGCTTTCTCTAAGCGCCTCTACGCGGAATAGTGCATTTATACTATCGACGAAAACGAAGACCGGTCTTAGCAGGTATGTTGCGATGGCTAGTCTTAAGAGGGTATCCATGTCGTATGCTTCGGCGAACAGCGCTTTCTCGTACTTTTCCGGGTTTTTTGCAACTCTCTCGTAGTGGAGGGTCTCTTCAGTTGATATGTAAACGCAGTCGTGAAACCTACACACGTTGCTGGCAATGGCTAATAAGAGGGTGGTTTTGCCAGCGCCTGCAGGGCCGTAGAAAAGTACCGCCGTCGAGGGCTCGATCACGCCGTCTAGTAACCTGTGACCACTGTACACGTCGTATATAAGCTATCACCAAGACAATCTAATAATGACGAGGAGCTTATAGCTAGAAGCAACGGTCGGTGCGTTTTGCAAAGGAGATTACTAGTACTGGCAGTATACGATCCGAAGTGGTTCATGCAGGCCATAAAACTGGCTAAACGACGCGGTATCGCGTTCAGCTATTACTACCCGGGAGAAGACCTGCCTCGGGGGAGCGTTGTCTATACAGATTTTGAGTACATTTTAGGGGAACTTGAGGGTAGGAAGGACTTGTTGATAATATACGATCCGCAGAGAAGCTGTAAAAAGCTGGAAGAGGCCATACTAGCGTCCATGTACAGTAGTGGTTATAGAAGCGTGATCGTCGGCGTAGATCCCGGTGATGTACTCAGCTACGTCATTCTCGGAGACGACTACCTCCTGCTTTACGGTGAAGGCGGGTTAAAAGACCTTGACGAGGACTTTAACTACGTACTGAGCTGCGTTCCGCACGATGAGATCAGGGTTAAGGTCGGCACGGGTCACAAGTGCGGCGAAGTTGTAGAGTACATTAAGAAGAAGTACGTTAACATCCCACTAGAGCTAGTTGACGAGACGAGCACATCTCCGAGTAGAAGTAGGATAGACGAAGTAGTTCACTCTGCAAGGAGATTACGCGGCCTCAAACCCTTCAGGCACAAAGACATATATGCAGCCTATAGGATAGCGCTGAGTAAGGGCGTAGAGGTGCTGTAGTAGAAATGCCCATCCTGAAACTAGCGAAGGATGAGGCGGTTAAGCTGTACGGTCCAATGTCTGTAGTGGTCAGAAACGGCTGTATAGATGTCCAGGGAAAGCTCGCCTGCACCGGTGAGAAATTCATTATACACAAGGCTAGGAACTACGTCGCAGAGGCCGTGGACAGCTGCGAACTCGAGGTCGCGATGATCAACGATTCGCAGATACAGACGCTGGATTCCTCCGACCCCTACCGAGTGAAGAAAAACATCGCGCGGGAGATCGCGAAACGCGGATTTAATCGCGTAGTGGTAGTGGGTTGCGTAGACTGCGGTAAGACCTCCTTTACCACTGTGCTTTACAACACTCTATTAGCGTGCGGGCGCAAACCCGTAGTTATTGACGGGGACGTAGGGCAGGCGGACATAGGTCCCCCGGGATTCGTGTCGGCGGGCTACTCCGAGAAGCCCGTGTACTGGATTAACGAGTTAAGGCCCCTAATTATGAGGTTTATAGGTGACATAAAGCCCCAGGGCTACACGCAGATCATTGTAAACGAGATTGTGAGACTAGTCGAGGTAGCTGAGGGGGAAGGCTTCGACAGCGTAGTGGTGGATACTGATGGCTGGGTAAGAGACGAGCACGGAATACTGCACAAAAATACGCTGGTAGAGGCCTTGAAACCGGACGCGGTGGTGGTTCTCGGTGAAGAACTGGGTGGCTACTTCACGCGTTTTAGGAAGCTAGGAATCGCTGTCTACGAGGTTCAAGCCCCAGTATATAGGAAAGTAAGAAGTCGCGAGGAACGGAGAGTACTGAGAAGCCTAAGATACCGCGAGTTCCTTGAAGGCGCCCAGGTGGTAAGGGTAAAAATGGACAACGTTCTGATCGAGGGTTGTAGTGTGTTCCACGGCCTAGAGGTAGACACGTCTAGTGTGTCGAACTTCATAGAAGGCAGGGTAGTCTACGCCTCCAAGCTACCCGGCGTCCTCAACGTCTATGGCATAGTTAAGAGCTACCAAGGCGATGAGCTAAAGAAGCTGGGCTACGAGAAAGTCCGAGTATACAATCAAGGCTTTGAGAAGGGCTTGTACTGCGCAGTCGGTTCGTTGAACGGCCCCGAATACCCCTGCTTAGTTGAGAAATTCGACTTTGAATCTCGCGAGGTGGTTTTAAGAACAAGGTATACAGGTAAAATAGACGTGTTGAGGCTGTCTAGAATGAAGCTCACCCCTGAGTATTTAGAGGAGTATCTCGAGGTGTAGGCATTGGAGCTGGAGTACCTCAAAAAAACAGCATCACGGATGGGCAAGCGCGTAATTGAGCATGGCCTCATAGAGCGCGAATACGATGTTACCAGGATTAGTTATATGAACAGAGATGCCCTGGTTTTCTTTAAGGTCAAGGAGCTGGAAGATGTAGTGTTATTTTCTAATCTCCTGTCAACGCGTAAGGACATTATTTCACTCCTAGGCGTTAATAGCCTGGAAGAAGCGTATCTGGCGGTCGAAAGGGCTCAGCAAACTCCTACATCACTCGAACAGGTGAACTTCAAGGACTACTTCGATGAGGTTGAAGTAGACCTTTCGAGGCTACCATTTTTAAAGTTTTACAGGGAAGACGGGGGTTACTATTTAACCAGTTCAGTGTACATAGTGTGCCACGAATCTACGTGTAATGCGAGTTATCACAGAACGATGTACTTATCCAAAAATAGAGTAGTTCTAAGAGTAGTACCGCGGCATTTATACCACATCATCTCGAAGTTTTTCGAGGAAGGTAGGGACGCACCAGTAGCGCTGGTCCTCGGGCTCGACCCCTACCACGAAATGGCAGCTGCCACGAGCCCTCCACTAGGTATTTTCGAGGTAGGGGTTGGTGCATCCCTAGGTGGTGAACGAAAGGTTGCTAGAACTCCAAAATACGGTATTCCCGTACCCGCGAACGCGAGCATTGTTATCGAAGGAGTCATCCCCAGAGGCGAGAGGGCCCTTGAAGGCCCCTTCGTAGACATGTTAATGCTGGTGGACGGGGCCCGTGAGCAACCAATCTTCATCGCGGAGAGCATGTACCTGTCGAGAAGGCGCCCTCTGCTGGTTCACGCGATCGTGCCGGGCCTCTGGGAACACCAGCTATTCATGGGATTTCCCCGAGAAGCGCACATGTACATAGAACTAAAGCGAGTATTACCGTGCGTTAAGGCTGTCAGGTTGACGGAAGGGGGATCCATGTGGTTGCATGGAGTCGTGTCTATTAGCAAGGAGTGCTCGGAGGGTGATGCGAAGTTAGCCGCGCTTGTTGCGATCTCCGGGCACCCGAGTATTAAGCACTTAGTTATAGTGGACGATGACATTGATGTGGATGACTTGGAAGACGTTGAATGGGCGATAGCTACTAGGGTTAAAGGCGGAAGCGACGTACTCGTCTTGAGAGATGTGCGGGGAAGTACTCTTGAGCCTAGAAGCAGGGAGGGCGTTGGGGACAAGGTAGTGGTAGTAGCTATAACACCCAGAAACGAGCCCTACGACAAGTATAGGCGCGCGGAGATACCGTAATGTACCTCACCGAAGAGCAGGAGAGAATACTACAAGGCGAGTACGGGTGGGCTGCCGCCAAGGCGCTAGAGCTTATAGTTAAGGTGGGCGATGCTGTCGGTGCTCGAGAACTCGTCGAGATAAAGCACGCCCACGTATCAGGAATATCGTACTCTAACATCGGCAAGTACGGGCTAGAGTTCATACGGGACTTCTACGGGAAAGGGGGCAGGGCGAAGGTGTACACAACAATAAACCCGGGTTGCTTAGACTACTCCGGGCTGTCTAGAATTGTAGAGAACAGGTACGTGGAGGAGCAGCGCAAAATAGACGAGGCTCTGATCGGGATGGGGTTCAAACCCGTGCTCACCTGCATTCCATATTACTACAGACCCCCTACAGCGGGCGAGCACCTGGCATGGGGGGAAAGCAGCGCCGTAATATATGCCAACTCCTTTTTCGGAGCCTACACTAATAGGGAAGGCGGCCCAGTAGCGCTTGCTGCATCCATAGTCGGGTACACGTACAAGGCCGGGCTACACCTAGACGAGAACAGAGTTGCCAGGGTAAAGGTAGAGGTGCCTGTGAAATTACTACACCTACCGGCTGGAGCTCTAGGCCTGTGGATTGGAGAGTTCGTTAATGAAGTGCCTTACGTCGTCGGGCTCAAGAACATTGATATCAGTGAGCTTAAAGCGCTCCTAGCTTCCATGGCTTCCACCGGGAGTCACGCACTCGCGGTGTTAGAGGGTATTACGCCACGTAACACATACCGCCTCGAGCTGGAAGACAGGGTTACAGTAGAGGAAGACCTGCTAGAAAATTACCTAGGCGATGACTTATCGGGCGACGACAAAGTATTAGGCTACATTGGCTGTCCGCATGTACACCCGGTGGAGCTACTCGTAGTAATTAAATTACTGGGAAAGTACGGTCGCCCTAAAAGAGGAAAGCTACTAGTTACGGTTCCACGAGAGTACGTGTCCAAGTTCCGGGGTATCATTTACGAGCTTAAAGCACGTGGCGTTGATGTGGCTGCAGGTACCTGTCCCGTCGTTTCACGCCTTCGTGAGAGGTTTGACGCAGTGGTCACTAATAGCGGTAAAGCAGCGTTTTACATTAAGAAAGTATACGGTGTTAGGGTAAGGCTCGCTAAGCTAGAGGGGGTCGTAAAGTATGTATGCGGGAGTAAGGGTTAGGGTAAAGCCGATCATCCCGGGGGAGTGTAAAGGCAGTCTTTTAATACTAGATCGTCACATAAGCTTTTTCGGCGAAGTGGACCCCGAAACGGGATGTTTGAAGGAGGGAGATATAGACATCTGCATTGACGGCAAAGTACTCGCTTTTAGGGGTAGCCGGGGTAGCACAGTCGGCCCATACGTCCTTTACGCCTTGAAGAAAAATGCGAAGGCGCCGTTGTGCATGCTAGTTGAAGAGGTGGAGCCCATGCTCGTAGCCGGGTGCGTTCTCGGGGATATACCGCTATATGTCGTTGAACCTTTTTCGGTGCTTTCTGGGATTCCTGATGGAGCGCACGTAGAAGTCAGGGAGGGGGAGCTCTATGTACGCTGGTAGTGGACTATTCGTAGTACTAGAGGGTATTGATGGCTCCGGTAAGACGACGGTAGCTAGCATGCTAGTGGAAAAGCTCAGTAAATTGGGCTATAGCGTTGCCTACACGTACGAACCAACGGACTCCGAGGTGGTTACCTTAATGAAGACGAAGTACAGGGATCTCCGTGACCCCTACATAGATGCACTGACGTTTGCACTAGACAGGCTACTACACGTCAAGATCACGATAAAACCTCTTTTAGAGAAGGGCTACGTAGTAGTCTCGGACAGGTACTTCTACAGTAGCGCTGCGTACCAGTCAGCGTGCGGTGCACCGTTAGAATGGGTATTGGAGGTCAATGCATGGGCGTTGAAGCCGGATATCGCCGTTTACCTCGACGTAGAGCCCGAGCTAGCATTGAAAAGGAAGCTCGGCTCTTCTTCCCGCTTCCCGGAGTTCGAGGAGGTGCTACTCTTACGGAGGGTTCGCGAGGCGTACTTGGAGCTCGTCAAGCGCGGTCTACTAATTAAAGTTGACGCTTCCAGGAGCGTAGAAGAGGTCTACAGCGACGTTGAAGGCGCCGTTCTAGGAGCGTTAAGATCAAGGGCTACTTCTTGGTAGCGTGTTTTAGCCTCTGAATGCGTTCAAGCACCTCTAGCCACCTGATCAACTCCGCCGGGTCTACGTCAGAGTTACCGGTCAACGTTTCGATTGTTTTAAGGGCGTGAACCTCCAAGCGCTCCAGTACATTAGCTAGGTATGTCCTAGCGTAGACTTCCCTGACCTCCTCATCCGTTTTCACGACGTGAACCCTGCCGTGAACTGGGCACACTATCTCGCCGCTCTTAAGCTTAAATAACGGTAAGTTGCAGCCCTCCACGGGGCATATCTCGGCCAGCATCACCGCGCCGGACTTCAGGAGCTCTGCCATTATTTTCGCCGGATCCCTGCTTAGCCCCATAAACAGACACCTGAAAACATATAAGCCAAGCTACTCTTCCTTCTAAACAAGAAGACTGTGTATACGTATTTATAAAGAGTAACAGGAGGTGGGGTTCTTGAGTAGGATTATAGATAATGAAGCGCGGATTAAGAGCGCGATTTACATGCTTGTAACTATAATTAACGATACGGCCGTGCCCAGAAACATTAGGCGGGCGGCAACGGAGGCGCTCAATTACCTGCGCGATGAAAGGCATTCACCGGGCGTTAGAGCTGCTAACGCCATTAGTGCGCTGGACCAGGTTAGCCAAGACCCCAACATGCCGCTGAGCGCGAGAACGAAGATCTGGCAGATAATAGCGCTCTTAGAGACCATAAAGGATTGAAGCCGCTTAGTGGCCGTGCTTAACTCCTCGAGCTAGGTAGATCCCTGCATGGTAAGTGTGAGGGTAAGGGGGATTTACGCGACCGCCATTTCGAAGATACTGCTTGAGAGCGGCTTCAAGCTCGTAGAAGCGAGCGAGAAGGTTAGAGAGAGGCTTGGAATTGATCTTGACGCTGCACCATGTGATGTTACGGTAAAAGACTGCGAGAACGTAGACGAGCTTCTCGTTGTAGGGTTTCCAGGAGAGGCAGGGCTCGTCTACAAGGTGTTATTAGATAGCTTAAAGTACGTGTTTAGGTGGGAGTCGCCTGTAGAGTTGCACGCTGTTTACGTTGGTAGAGTTACCAGCAAGCAAGGAGAACTATGCGTAGTCGACATCGGTGGAACTCACGGTTCTCTGTACCCATGTAAAGAAGAAGTTGGTAGTAAAGTAGTAGTGGGCGTGAAAAAGCCCCCGTTAAAGCCCCAAGAACGGCTTATCTTGACGAGGAACTTCAGGATTGTTGGTAAGTATATTGCCCTAGTGCACGGAGAGCCCAGAATCTCCTTTTCCGAGCACATACGCGACTCAAGTGTAAGGGCGAGGCTCTCGGTGATCGCGGCGTCGAAGCTCGCGGGTAGTGGTTTAGGAATACATTTTAGAAGTAGCTCTAAGTACGCTGATAGCAGGTCCATCGCTAGCGAAGTAGACGTGCTCCTAGAAGAGTACAGGAACCTGTTAAAGCGCGCAGAAGAAGCGCGCGAGCCCGCGAAGCTTAGAGACGGCGAGTTCATAGCTATATTAGGGCTTACGAGCCTGGCTAAGCAGCTACTTGACGGGTATAGGAGACAAGTTACGTACACGATTGACATGCACCACAGCTTAAAGTCCATGGGATTAAGCGACTTGGTGGACTTCGCCGAGCACCTACTCATGCACAGTAGTGGGGGCAGGGGCGAGGGTACAGGTGCCGGCGTAGCTACTTACATCGTCAAGAGCCTGCTAGAAACAGGTACGGTAGAATTCCTCCATGTAAGGCCTACTGGCGAGGTAATAAGGCTCCAGCCGGGCAGGGTCGTAAACGCCAGGGTCGAAAGCAACAAGCTAGTCATGGTGGTGGAAAGGACCATCAAGTCGGAGGGAACATACGACGGGCTGAATGTCGAGAGAAGGCCCGGTGACGTGGACTACGTCGTGGTGGATACCGGTAAACCCGTGCTTTCCCACAACTACCATAGGGCTGGTAGCTGGCTGGGATCGTACATAAACATAAATACGCCCCCAGAAGTAGCGCCCGGGGTGGTTAAGTACCATGACCTGCTAATAGACGTCGTAATACACCCTTCGGGAGAAACCAGGCTAGTTGACGTGGAGGAACTTGAAAGGCTACGTGAACAGGGAGCGGTAACGGACGCGTTATACCTGTACGCTAAAAGAGCTGTCGAAGACGTGCTCGCAAACCCCTACGGCTACGTTTATAACCCGTCGAGGAATCTAGAGAAATAGGTGCGGGGGTGCCCGAGCTTGGTCAAAGGGGTCGGGCTTAGGACCCGATGGCGTAGGCCTGCGTGGGTTCGAATCCCACCCCCCGCACTCGCATACCCTTATTTTCCCTAGGGCTACTTCCTATAACTTTGGTGGTCTAATTGAAGCTCTACGAGTATGAAGCCAAGGAAATAGCCTCTAAATACGGAATCCCGGTACCGCGAGGTAAGATCGCTAAAACACCCGATGAAGTTGCATACATTGCAAGGGAGCTCGGACCTGTAGTGATTAAGGCACAAGTACTTGTTGGTGGACGGGGGCTCGCTGGTGGCGTTAAGGCCGCGTCAACCCCCGAAGAGGCCTTTAGGATCGCCAGCTCGCTACTAAGCTCGAGTATACGCGGCGAGAAGGTAAACGCCTTGTTAGTTGAAGAGAAGGTCTGCATTGCGAGAGAGCTCTACCTGTCCCTAACGGTAGACCGTACCGCTAGGAAGCCCGTGTACCTTGTCTCCGAAATAGGTGGCGTGGAGATAGAAGAGCTCGCGAAAAAGTACCCGGAGAAAATGCACAGAATATACGTTGACCCCGAAATAGGCTACACGGATTACATGAGCCGCGACGCCCTCGTAGCCTTGAACCTGCCCTGGAGCGCCCTAGGAGAGCTCTCACCGCTCATGAAGTCCATGTACAGGATAATGCTCGACTACGACGCCGAGCTGGTGGAGTTTAATCCACTCGCATACACGTGTGAAGGTAAGCTCGTGGCGCTGGACGCCAAGATCATCATAGACGACAACAGCCTCTACAAGCACCCCGAGCTACAGAGGCTCCATGGAAGGGACCTATCAGACTACGAGAAGAAGGCTAAAGACCTTGGCTTCAGTTACGTAGAGTTAGACGGCGATATAGGCGTTATTAGCAACGGTGCGGGTTTAACGATGGCCACGATGGATTCGATACTGTATTATGGTGGTAAGCCGGCAAACTTTCTAGACATTGGCGGTGGCGCTTCAAGGGATCGAGTTAAGGAAGCCGTAAAGCTCATGCTAACCCACCCGAGATCAAAGGTCTTGCTGATAAACATCTTCGGTGGAATAACGCGCTGCGATGAGGTGGCCGCGGGCATCGTAGAGGCTTTAAGAGAAGTTGGCGTTTCCAAGCCCATAGTCGTGAGAATGCTCGGTACTAACGAGGAGGAAGGCAGGCGTATATTGAGAGAACACGGTATAGATGCTTACTTTGAAATGGATGACGCCGTTAAAGCCGTCGTGGAGCGCTCCAGGAGGTGACCTCCATGGGAATACTCGTTAACTCGAAAACACGGGCCATAGTGCAAGGTATAACGGGGAGGGAGGGGAGCTTTCACACCAAGTTGATGCTAGAGTACGGGACTAAAATAGTAGCCGGGACCTCGCCGGGTAAGGGAGGAAGCTACGTCCACGGTGTACCGGTGTACAACACCGTCTACGAAGCTGTGAGGGAGCAGGGCCCAGTGGATGCGTCAGTAGTATTTGTTCCGGCCAGGTTCGCGCCGGACGCCGTGTACGAGGCCGTGGACAACGGGCTGAAGCTCGTAGTAGTAATAACAGAAGGGGTATCCCTACACGAAGAAGTGAGGTTTGTGAATTACGCTAAGAAGCGTGGTGTCATAATCGTCGGCCCTAACACGCCGGGCTTAATGACGGTTGGCGAGTGTAAACTCGGCATAATGCCTGCACACGTGTTTTCCAGTGGACGTATAGGCCTCGTATCGAGAAGCGGTACACTAACATACGAGATCGCGAGGGAGCTCGGGAAGGCCGGGCATGGGATCTCAACGGTCATAGGCCTCGGAGGAGACCCGGTGACGGGTCTAGACTTCATAGAGGTTTCGGAGATGTTCCTCCAAGACCCGGAAACGGATGCTGTAGTGCTAATTGGGGAAATAGGAGGTGATGCCGAGGAGAGGTTCGCAAAGTACTATGGCGGACTTTCTTCGAAGAAGCCCGTAGTAGCGTACATTGCCGGTAAGACCGCGCCACCGGGTAAGAGAATGGGTCATGCAGGCGCAATAATATCGATGGGTATGGGAGACTACAAGTCCAAGAAGGACTCCTTAGAGAGGGCGGGGGTACCAGTAGCCGAGACCCCTTCGCAGGTACCTTTATTACTCGCCGGCCTCTTGAAGAAGTAGTAAAGTTTTTTACTTCACACAGCACTATAACAGCTTGGCGTAGTGCCGTGAAGGGGTTTTACATGAGTGTGCTCGAGAAGGTAGGGCCCGGCGAAAAGGCTCCCGAAGAGGTCAACGTGCTGATCGAAATACCCGTTGGTAGCGGCGTTAAGTACGAAGTCGACAAGGAAACCGGTGTGCTCTTCGTTGACAGGGTGCTTTACACGTCGATGGTGTACCCCTTTAACTACGGCTTCATACCAGGCACGTTAGAGGAAGACGGTGACCCCGTGGACGTGCTTGTTGTTTCCTACGATCCACTAATACCCGGCTCTGTGATAAGGGTTAAGCCAGTGGGAGTCTTGGAGACCGAGGACGAGAAGGGCTTTGACGCGAAGGTCGTAGCTGTGCCGGCCGATAAGATCGACCCGAGATTCCAGAACATAAAGGACGTCGCGGACCTCCCAGAAGCCATTAAGGAGAGGATCGAGCACTTCTTCGCGCACTATAAAGAACTGGAAAGGGGAAAGTGGGTCAGGGTACTGGGCTGGAAAGACAGAGGCGCGGCCTTAGAGAAGATTAGGAAAGCCATTGAAAGGTATAGGAAAGGCAAGGAGTAGTAGAGGGTAGGTGATGCGGCCCGAAGAGGCGGCAACTACCAGGGAGAGGATTGTTGAGATTTTAAGGAGGAGTAGTAGACCGCTCACAGTTGATGAGATAGCGAGGGAGCTCGGTACCGATATAGCGGCCGAAGACGTGTACGAGCACCTAGTGCACGCCGCGAGATCACTACGTGCCAGGAGCGGTGGGCGGGAAATATTAGTGATGGAGCCTCCTTACTGCAAGAAGTGCGGTTACGTGTTCAAAAACCTGAATAGGCCTAGAAAACCCAGTAGGTGTCCTCGCTGCAAAGGCGAGTGGGTGGCAGCCCCTAGGTTTACCATTGTCAGGAGAGGCTAGTAAACTGCTAGGAGCTTTTTAATTTCTCTCTTAAACTCCTCAGGGTCCCTGAGCAGCAGTTCTAACAGTTCCCTCGGATCTTTATGCCCTCTCGTCAGAGCGGTGACAGGCTTTAAGAAGGCCTCTAACATGATCAGGCTTGCCACCTCGGAGTTGGAGTAGATTTTCTGTATTACCTCGAAAACAAACTCCGGCTTCGTAATAAACGCTTCGAGTAAGCTCGATTTCAGTTTCAGCTTACAGTGCAGCTCTAGCAGTTCAAGTAGCCCGGGAAACTTGTTCTTTGCGTGCAACTTAATGTAGTCTACTACGCTCCCCGCCGCATCTACTGTACTAGTTAGCATTAACACGAGCTCACCTCTTCTCGATCACCGTTAAAACCCCGCCGCGAGTCTTGTACCACGTTAATGCGAAAAGTGCGAGCGAGAGCGCCGTTAGGTACGCGATCGACACCTCTGCAGGTACACCTTCGCTTAAGCCTATGCCCAGCCTGAGTAAGCAGACAA harbors:
- a CDS encoding 50S ribosomal protein L44e, whose product is MAKYPKVIVTYCPRCRAHTEHSVTIYKHGKRRGIAEGERRYERKKRGYGSKRKPEQKRFAKTTKKVVLKLKCNKCSYIVHRRGIRLKKAELVEVAK
- a CDS encoding CDP-archaeol synthase; protein product: MSNGLIEPEDYLLWVLRYYLPPMIANAFPVLIGGTKPIDGGKLFVDNKPIFGKNKTWEGLLLGVIGAYIAGSCIGAFLGEPLTPLLALGAGFSALLGDLLGAFIKRRLSIKPGDPAPLLDQWDFALAVTAYYYLLGIGDVVLRPLYVVTTLLLILALHVLTNVVAYALGLKHSKL
- a CDS encoding AAA family ATPase, whose product is MYSGHRLLDGVIEPSTAVLFYGPAGAGKTTLLLAIASNVCRFHDCVYISTEETLHYERVAKNPEKYEKALFAEAYDMDTLLRLAIATYLLRPVFVFVDSINALFRVEALRESALTKQVFIISLLLEAVAGHRGKLFATAQVRVGERGDLEASGSRIMDYYFDTVIGVFTEEAGRRYIKPAKTPVPASFNKLSFKITETGVEWLD
- a CDS encoding Clp1/GlmU family protein; translation: MPILKLAKDEAVKLYGPMSVVVRNGCIDVQGKLACTGEKFIIHKARNYVAEAVDSCELEVAMINDSQIQTLDSSDPYRVKKNIAREIAKRGFNRVVVVGCVDCGKTSFTTVLYNTLLACGRKPVVIDGDVGQADIGPPGFVSAGYSEKPVYWINELRPLIMRFIGDIKPQGYTQIIVNEIVRLVEVAEGEGFDSVVVDTDGWVRDEHGILHKNTLVEALKPDAVVVLGEELGGYFTRFRKLGIAVYEVQAPVYRKVRSREERRVLRSLRYREFLEGAQVVRVKMDNVLIEGCSVFHGLEVDTSSVSNFIEGRVVYASKLPGVLNVYGIVKSYQGDELKKLGYEKVRVYNQGFEKGLYCAVGSLNGPEYPCLVEKFDFESREVVLRTRYTGKIDVLRLSRMKLTPEYLEEYLEV
- a CDS encoding UbiD family decarboxylase; the encoded protein is MELEYLKKTASRMGKRVIEHGLIEREYDVTRISYMNRDALVFFKVKELEDVVLFSNLLSTRKDIISLLGVNSLEEAYLAVERAQQTPTSLEQVNFKDYFDEVEVDLSRLPFLKFYREDGGYYLTSSVYIVCHESTCNASYHRTMYLSKNRVVLRVVPRHLYHIISKFFEEGRDAPVALVLGLDPYHEMAAATSPPLGIFEVGVGASLGGERKVARTPKYGIPVPANASIVIEGVIPRGERALEGPFVDMLMLVDGAREQPIFIAESMYLSRRRPLLVHAIVPGLWEHQLFMGFPREAHMYIELKRVLPCVKAVRLTEGGSMWLHGVVSISKECSEGDAKLAALVAISGHPSIKHLVIVDDDIDVDDLEDVEWAIATRVKGGSDVLVLRDVRGSTLEPRSREGVGDKVVVVAITPRNEPYDKYRRAEIP
- a CDS encoding aconitase X catalytic domain-containing protein, with translation MYLTEEQERILQGEYGWAAAKALELIVKVGDAVGARELVEIKHAHVSGISYSNIGKYGLEFIRDFYGKGGRAKVYTTINPGCLDYSGLSRIVENRYVEEQRKIDEALIGMGFKPVLTCIPYYYRPPTAGEHLAWGESSAVIYANSFFGAYTNREGGPVALAASIVGYTYKAGLHLDENRVARVKVEVPVKLLHLPAGALGLWIGEFVNEVPYVVGLKNIDISELKALLASMASTGSHALAVLEGITPRNTYRLELEDRVTVEEDLLENYLGDDLSGDDKVLGYIGCPHVHPVELLVVIKLLGKYGRPKRGKLLVTVPREYVSKFRGIIYELKARGVDVAAGTCPVVSRLRERFDAVVTNSGKAAFYIKKVYGVRVRLAKLEGVVKYVCGSKG
- a CDS encoding DUF126 domain-containing protein; amino-acid sequence: MYAGVRVRVKPIIPGECKGSLLILDRHISFFGEVDPETGCLKEGDIDICIDGKVLAFRGSRGSTVGPYVLYALKKNAKAPLCMLVEEVEPMLVAGCVLGDIPLYVVEPFSVLSGIPDGAHVEVREGELYVRW
- the tmk gene encoding dTMP kinase, which codes for MYAGSGLFVVLEGIDGSGKTTVASMLVEKLSKLGYSVAYTYEPTDSEVVTLMKTKYRDLRDPYIDALTFALDRLLHVKITIKPLLEKGYVVVSDRYFYSSAAYQSACGAPLEWVLEVNAWALKPDIAVYLDVEPELALKRKLGSSSRFPEFEEVLLLRRVREAYLELVKRGLLIKVDASRSVEEVYSDVEGAVLGALRSRATSW
- a CDS encoding Sjogren's syndrome/scleroderma autoantigen 1 family protein, which codes for MGLSRDPAKIMAELLKSGAVMLAEICPVEGCNLPLFKLKSGEIVCPVHGRVHVVKTDEEVREVYARTYLANVLERLEVHALKTIETLTGNSDVDPAELIRWLEVLERIQRLKHATKK
- a CDS encoding UPF0147 family protein produces the protein MSRIIDNEARIKSAIYMLVTIINDTAVPRNIRRAATEALNYLRDERHSPGVRAANAISALDQVSQDPNMPLSARTKIWQIIALLETIKD
- a CDS encoding DUF402 domain-containing protein; the protein is MVSVRVRGIYATAISKILLESGFKLVEASEKVRERLGIDLDAAPCDVTVKDCENVDELLVVGFPGEAGLVYKVLLDSLKYVFRWESPVELHAVYVGRVTSKQGELCVVDIGGTHGSLYPCKEEVGSKVVVGVKKPPLKPQERLILTRNFRIVGKYIALVHGEPRISFSEHIRDSSVRARLSVIAASKLAGSGLGIHFRSSSKYADSRSIASEVDVLLEEYRNLLKRAEEAREPAKLRDGEFIAILGLTSLAKQLLDGYRRQVTYTIDMHHSLKSMGLSDLVDFAEHLLMHSSGGRGEGTGAGVATYIVKSLLETGTVEFLHVRPTGEVIRLQPGRVVNARVESNKLVMVVERTIKSEGTYDGLNVERRPGDVDYVVVDTGKPVLSHNYHRAGSWLGSYININTPPEVAPGVVKYHDLLIDVVIHPSGETRLVDVEELERLREQGAVTDALYLYAKRAVEDVLANPYGYVYNPSRNLEK